In Euleptes europaea isolate rEulEur1 chromosome 10, rEulEur1.hap1, whole genome shotgun sequence, the genomic window cccgacgttttctaggcagactttgtttgtggggtggtttgccgttgccttccccagtcatcttccctttacccccagcaagctgggtactcatttgaccgacctcggaaggatggaaggctgagtcaaccttgagccggctacctgaaaccgacttccgtcgggatcgaactcaggtcgtgagcagagcttttgactgcagtactgcagcttaacactctgcgccacggggctccttaagtaTGCTTTTAACCGGGTGTAATGCAGTTGCTGCCTGATTTTACCATCCTTTATACTAGTAGAACTGCCATTGCAGCTAATGGATGTGTTTCTGGTGTAAGGGCTGAGGAGCCACCACAGAGGCAGCTCTGTGCTGCCGCTGTAGAATctacattttattatttgttaataTTTGGGGAATATAGTACTCATCTAATAATATTTCACTTTTTACTGTGCCTttgaagaaacattttttttgtatttctttttcaacagTCTCGTCCTATAGAAATTTCTGCGATCTAAAATATGTtgtgtattgtgttttttttgcATATAGATCCTGGATTGGTTTGTACAGATATCTTTAGGACTAAAGCATGTACATGACAGGAAGATTCTACACAGAGATGTAAAAGCACAGGTGATTTTTGGAGCTCATTTTTCATTCATTATCAAGGCAAAAATATTCATTCTGTTTTCAGCATGGCATACCATTTTGTTGCAGAATATTTTCCTCAGCAATAATGGAATGATAGCAAAACTTGGAGACTTTGGGATTGCAAGAACATTAAGCGAGTAAGCATGTTCTGTTGTTGATGCTGTATCTTTAAATGATGACTTTGTTCCGTAGTGTATTGAGATGGAGAAAAAAGTGGAGAACAGTTGGTAATGTACATACTCAATTCATTATAACTTATTCTTTTCATATTAGGGGTGGCATTGGTCTCTCTTAGTAGATTGTGGTAGTACACAAACTCAGTAGTGTGAATGTTTCCTAAAAGACAATTAGTTTACATTGAATATAATTTTTGTACAATACAAGGTATCTATAGCCATTTTTCAgatgaataaaacttttaaaattctttcaGATTTTTTGTTGTTCAAACACATGATTTTTTAATCACTATTTTCTTTAGTACTATGGAATTTGCTTGTACCTGTGTAGGAACACCATATTACCTGTCTCCTGAAATCTGTGAGAACTGCCCATATAACAATAAAACGTAAGTACCAGAATATTTCTCAGTGGCTTTCCATACCATAAAATAATACTGCATTTTTTCTTGTGtcataatattgcacaaaaatcTGAAACAGTTTTACAGTCTCATTAAGAAATTCTCTCTGCCATTTTTCAATATGGCAACTCCCCCCCAGATAGATTTTTTTGAACTTTCAATTGGCTTATTGCAGCTATCAAATGAACATACCTTGCAATTTTCagtttttttattgtaaatatttaGGTTGGGTCTGTAATGTTGGTAATTGCACTGGACTAATGGCTTGAAAAAGTCAGAACCAGGTTTTTTAGTCATTTCCTTCTAGAGGGAATGGCCCTCAGCAAAGTATGGTGTAATTAGTCCTCTCGGAACAGTAACATGTTATGGAACCAGCTCCTTAATAAGGAAATAGCTTTCATATTATACAGCAAATCCTACATTTTGTTTAAAATTGAATACTGTGAATTATGTTGCTGAACACAGAGCTGAAGAGGATACCTTTGTTGGGTTGCTAGATTCAGTTTTCACTGATACACTGATTGTTTCCTTTTACAGAGATATATGGTCTCTTGGATGTGTCTTATATGAGCTCTGTACTTTAAAACATCCTGTAAGTATTTTTCTAAGTTGATTAGTCATATGGCATTGAATGTAATATCCCAACTAAAGATGGTTCCAGTGTGGCCTTTCAGTGATAGCTGTTGAGACCAGATTAGGCAAGATGGTGGCAGATCTATGATTGAAGCAACAGTTCCCCCCCAAATGTTAAAAAGCTACCACAAGGGAGAAGGATCAGGGTCATGGCTCGGAGGGCTGGGGAGTTTAACCCTTTATTCACATGCTGTTTTCTGTGTTTAATTCCTCCCTGATGATATTTGCACAGGGACAAGAAACTTGTAGGTACCCACAGattgatggaaagtgccatcaagtcacagctgacttacggtgacttcgtaggagtttcaaggcaagagataagcagaggtgctttgccattgccttcctctgcatagcaaccctggtggtctccgctccaagtactaaccagggctgaccatgcttagcttctgagatctgacaagattgggctagcctgggccatccaggtcagggaacccAGAGATTACCTGTATATTTTccccactggcttttgtgggttaATTTAAATTGGGAAAATGGTACATGTGAAGGGTTGATGCCCCATCCCCAGTGCTGTGTTCCGGATCTACTTTGGGCTCTTCTGGCAGTTGCTTTTAATATTTGAAAAGGAGTAAGAGATCTGATTGCTTATCTACCATTTCATCTAGTTGAGCCCTTAGAATCATTACTGAAAAAGGCAATGTAGGTGCTCCATTGTGAACCCTCTAGGAAGCCAGGTTATGTAGATGTGGCACAGAAAACCCCATTTCCAGATGTAATATGGTAAGAGGTGCTCAGTCATTTCCTAAACTAACATTGTAGGCTATATAATCAAAAATCACATGTGATGTTTAACAGGTTTGTTCACAAAGTCGTGGAACACTTGCACTAAGTTCTCTCATTGTCTTGAATCCTGCCAAAAATTACCACCGGCAGAAGCATTTCCATCAGTGGAGTGTGACTTTCTCACTtcctcctctcctgctgcagcccaaatcccaccccacacacaccctgctcctGAGGGAACCCAAGAACAGCATGAGAGGAAAGTTGCTGTAGGAGGGAGGAATAAACAAATACTTCCCCATCAGTGGAAATTTTTGTTGGAATCCAACCCTTTGCAAATTGGCATCCATCCAGTTGCGCACACCTGTTGAAATCAGGAGGATTAAAACAGGTAACTGGGTGTGTAAAATCCTACAGGTACCTAAAGACATTTGTTGACTTGTTTATGCCATTGAAAGTCAGGTCCTTTGGAGACAAAACATGGCAGAGTGCCACAAATGAAATATGATGAGTCTAGGATAGCCAGTGAGATGCAATCCATTATTCAACAGGAACCGAAGTAAGGCAGATAAAGGGTGATTCAGCATACTGTTTGTAGAGATCTTTAATCACAGTCTTGACATTAAAAATATGCATTTTCTTTCTGTGGAGGAATTTTTGCTTGACAAATCCAGTGCATTTTCCTTAAGGTACTGTTCTGAAGAAATTACAAATTATATACCTTGAAAATGGTGCACGTTGTGCGAGCTGCATACACCTGCATAGCTTACTTTCTCAGTGCAATAATACAGTTTGTTGCAAAATTCAGATTACGCAGGGAAGAATTGTTAATAGTACAAGGCAAAAGAAGACATGGGATGGAAGGTGGGAGTAGCAGAGAGAAAAGGAGGCTCGGGATTGAGAAATCTTAACCCTAAATTGCTGGAATCCCTGAGTCTTTAGTAGATGCTGATCACATGTATTCATATCTTATTACAACAGGAGGACTagatcttttttcttttaaaaaaaataaaggataaAATCTGATATTCCCCAGTAGCAGATTGTTAGCCTTTTCCCAACTTGTTGACATACATGTAGGGATAGCCATTCATATTACCTACAATGTAGTCTTTAGCATTTGAGATGAAAGGAGAAGACATCACAAATGAGGGGTAATAAAGCTAGCCCGATTGATTGGGATCAAGAAGCAGTTTTTCTccagggcagattggccagggatcctggagggttgtgtttttttgttttttgttttgccatcttctgggcatggagtaggggttactgggggtgtgggggtagttgtgaattttgctgctttgtgcagggggttggactagatgacactggtggtcccttccaactctatgattggaaGACCTTACTAAAGAGAAGGCCATGACTCCTTTTTCCTAGTTCATCTTTGGCTGTCTGCTAGCActtttaaatgtttgtgtttgAATTAGCACAGGGCCACAACATGTGGCAGCTTACTATTTATGGAATGTATCTTAATGTCAGTTTGAAGGCACAAATATACACCAGCTCATGCTGAGGATCTGCAGAGGCCATTTCGTGCCGGTATCTACAAAGTATTCGTATGACTTGAGAACTTTGATATCCCAGTTGTTTAAAACAGCTCCAAGAAATCGCCCTTCTATCAACTCCATATTGAGAAAGCCCTTCTTGGAGAAGCGAATAAAGAAACATTTATCTCCAAAGGTGAGTGTCTCTGATGTGGTGGAGGGAGATACCAGGAAGCTCAACCCAATAAAAGAATATAAGCTATCTCCTCCTTTCTTGGTTGTTAACAATACCCCTTGtcctcttttttttcctgtcttgGTGGGGAGGTACATCCTGTTTCTTTTGTCCTCTGTGCATTCTGCGTGGTGTCTAGGGAGGTGTTCATTAAAGAATCGAGTTGTCCTGCGAGCAGTGCTGCTTTCCATATGAAAAATAAAGACAAGGTTTTTGTGTGTCCCGCACCTTGGGCTGCCAGAATGAGCTTGTAGCTTGGACAACTCACTGTATAGGACATGTCTGGGTCAACATATATACAGCACCAAGATAAGGTGTGTTTGTACATATATATCTGTTATTTGCTTCTAGGTAATGGAAGAAGAATTCAGCCACACCGTTATTCACAGAAAAAGACCACTGGCTTCAGTGTCATCTGGTAAGTTATTGCAACCTAAAGTTTGAAATGGATATGTTCATAAAATCTAGTTTATTTTCAACTGAGGCTGGTCCTGAGTCAATATAACACATTTCAAGGACCAAAAATGCTCTTCAGTGAATAGGCATCTAGTTAGTCCTTAAGGAGAAGTGCAACAGCAAGACCGCTCTTCAGCAAAGCATTTAAGCATATGGGCCTTGTTGAACAGGGCTGCTGGCACTTGAGATTTCAAGATTCGGCCTCCATTTGCAAGCGCTGAAGGTGAGAAGTAGTATCAGAAGCTCTTTGCCTTAAGGAGAAGTGCAATAACAAGGCCAGCGTGTCCAAATTTTCTCTAGTACAATGTGTGTACTGTTCACAAGATAGCACTGAGCTAAAAGCAGGTATGTTACTCTGTTACCTAAAAAAACATGATCATGGATTAGAACATGTGTTTTATAGGTACCcgagtgttgtcaagttgcaactcacttatggcaacccaagcacggggctttcaagacaagtgagaagcagaagtggtttgtcattgccttcctatgtacagccttcctttgtggtctcccatccaagtactgaccctggttagcttctgagatctgatgagatagtgCTATATCAttccgccttccctcccacatcTTTTGGAGGCATGCCAAAGCAAAATACAGGAAGATATATCAAAAGTAGAGGTGTATTGTAAACTGCAAACTGAAAATACCATGTGAACCCACAATATGAAAAAAATGTGACAAGCATACAATTATAAACAATATTCAAGGTACCCATAAGAAGTGTATAAATACACAGAAAAATGGATAGTATAAATGTACATCAAAAGGCATTAAGACATATGGCTCCTTCTCAATGTCATtatatatttaaacatttatactgTCCATTTTTCTGTGCATGTATGCACTTCTTATGGGCAAATTAAATATTGTTTATAATTATAAGCTAGTCAGTTTTTTCATATTGTGAGTTCAGGTGGTCTTTTCAGTTCGCAATTTACAGTTCGCCCCTACCTTTGATATACCTTCTTTTACTTTTGTACTGGTTTTGCATTCCTTCAGGGTGttctccccccaaacacacatgtTGTCATTTTTTAGCCATACTAGTGCAACACCTATCATTATGACAGGCAAAATGGCAGTCTGTATTGCCTGCACATTAGTCACAAGTTACAGAGCCATATTGCATGcatgcaaatgtatttatttactacatttttattctgcttgtcctccaaagagttcagagTGGTGTACATTGGCCTTTTCTCCTCTATTtaattctcataacaaccctgtgaggtgggttaggctgagagggtgatagacccaaggtcactcaacaggcttccatggcagagagagggtatgaactttcatccTGTGAATGGAGCCCATTCAGTCTAAGTCTTTTGTGTCATACCTATATAATGCACTTTAGGCATGATtatcaaaatattttaattatattcttAAATCAGCTCCTAAAGTTCAGAAATTAAAAATCCATGGTCATCATCCTCCAAGACGCAAGATGGAAATGCATGCTGGAAAACAAAAATTATTATGTAAAAATGAATACAAATCTCCTTTAAGACTCCAGGACCCTGTTATCCAGGTAAATAGAAAATTCACTATGGATTCTTTTGTGTTATTTGCTTTTGCCTTGCAGCagtaagtaacaataatgatgtTTGCCTGAGAAGGCTTATAAGGTTTACAGTCAAGTTTTACTTAATTATGTGACTGTGAATTCTGGAGGGCTGATGATGGAGTGGATGGAGTGGAGTTGGCATTTatagagcaggttaagagcttggagGTATTCACAGGCACAGCCTTGATATTTGAAAAGCAGATTGGCAtagtggccaagagtgccttccatcattctgcatctgggttgccaactctcacCCTTCTTGGATTCAGATGATCTAGCCACGCTGATCCATGATTCAGTAACCTTGCagttggactactgtaatgcactctgtgTTGGCCTGCCCTTGAAGACTCACTCTTCCTTGGAAAGGTCAAAGCAGTTTGCACGTGCAGTATCACCACCTTGAATGTTACTTtaatagaaaggcaggataaaaggcTGGGTTAAAATAAGCAAATGAGTCTCTCAATAATCTTCCATACAAGCACTGATCAATTCCAGACATCCTTTGAACAATGGCACACCATTGAGTACTCCCAGGCCATTCATTGAGCCCAAGATAGAGTAATTGTGATTACAAAAATGTAGAAACATTCAAATCTAGAGTTTTGGATTTGTTGCCTTAATAACTTTCTCATGTGTGATTATGTTTTCAGCACAGGAATCCCAGGGTTAAGTTGTGTGGGAAGCTAGAGGCTGTCCAAATTTGTAGGCCCTATGACCACTATTATGAAAAACTTGACAAGTTGCGGAAGAGGGCCTCTGGGGAAGATGACTGTCCTCATATTAGCCAAAGAATGGAAGACTATTTTAAGGAGAAAGGACAAGaaccaccaccgccaccacctcattggtagtaaaaaaaaattattgagtGTTTATATATCTAATTATTCTGATAACAGGAATTCCTAGCTGTATAAGAATCTGCAAGACTATTAGTTTATTCCAGCTACCCCACCGATTTCCAGCCTAAGCCTGTAATTTTGTCCTGTTAATTTTCAAAGTAAAAACTCCAAAATGAAACTAAATATCAGCAATTTTGATTACAATGTGCACTTTGAAATATATTATAGTAGGCAGCTGATACAGGCAGTAGTCAGCTGTTTTCAGGTAGTGGCGTCCTGGAATTGTTAGGCCATTCATAACCAAAACAGAGatgcaaaatgaaaaaaataatatttgaCATCTAATATCTTAATGCAGTTTTTCATATTACATACAGCTAATAGGAAATCAGCAATTAAACATAAAATGCCATATCCATCTCCTCATCAGTTTCTCAGTCAGTGTTTCTGCTTCCTCTTAGGCCTGCAGACTACCTTCAAAGACGATTCAATGCCCAGCAATACAAGATAAAAGTAGAGAAACAACTTGTAAGCCAATACTAATTCATAAAATGAATTTATAAATTAGAACGGATAAATTAGTGAAATTTCTGTGATTATTTAGTGCAGAAACCCCAGtggaatgcttttaaaaacatgtCAACATGAAAAGCTACTGTGAACGtatacattttaattttgttgttcAGTGGGGTGGTTtccataaaggaaaggaaatcctttTCATATGTTACTGTTATATTCTCCAAATTAATAGGGGCTGCGACCATCATCTGCAGATCCCCGCTATCATGAGATGCAGAATCAGGAGATGAAGGAGGAGAAGCTTAAAGTCCCCCCAAAAACTCATGctcaaaaaaatgaaatgaaagaacAGGTGAGAAAGAGGAGTTGCATTGCTCTCAATAATTTTCTCCCAAcaatattaccgtatatacccatgtataagccgacccgcgtataagccaaggtgcctaatttctccccaaaaatggggaaaaattaggcacccgcgtataagccgagggtcggcttataacccctccccccccccccgcaggcttaccttcaggcccggcgaaggcggtggtggcggcagcgggccccccgcaggaggcttcccccggcccttccagggcgggaggagccgggcgcgtccggtggcggcggcgcggccttgcagtggccgcaggaggccctcacagggcactcctggcccggggaagccgcatgggcccggcagcggtggcggcggcgatggcggcggcggtaagtagccccctccctcctccctccctccttcccccaaccatattgacccgcgtataagccgaggccggctttttcagcccttttttgggttgaaaaactcggcttatacgcgagtatatacggtagtactCTGCTTGGATATGGTTTGAGGAAACTGTAAAACCTTTTTAAACCACATCATTTATCATGGATGTAAGCCAGATACCAGCAGAGTAATCCTAATCAGAAATATACCTTTGTAAATCCATGGGcctagaagggtgtatctctgtttaagattgcagtgCAAGCTTGCTAAGATAATATCCAAATAGTATATCTATGTAAAGCTACTATGAAAAGTCCACAAGACACATCTTTGCAGAgcaagatttgagcccagtagcacctttaagaccaacatgatttccagggtatacgctttctagagtcaaacctcccttagTCAGATACTTTCTGTTCTAGTCCAGTTAGTTTTAAAGGATATTGCCCAATTCAGATCTTTATGATGCTTGTGGAAGTGTACTGTAAGGCGCATTCCTTATAGGGATGTGGTTTTGAGTTTAGCCAGGTGTCAACAATCACATGATTCATCTTGATGGCTATACTAGCCTCTAATTACTTAGATGTGCCTGTCACATGTATTAATGATGTTATGTTTAAAGGTGCATGCATGCTCAGTTGGTTTTTAATTCTGATATTCAATAGGAATACCTAGAAGAGCTGCAGAAAATTCGTCAACAATACCAAAGCGAAGTCAATGACATTAAGCTTAGAGCAGAAACATTTGAGGTAAATTTCCCCACTCCAAATATTCACCCTGTCTTTCCCACACTTCCATTTCCACAATGTGAAGAACTGATAATGTGATCAATTAAAAAGGGTTCCAGTTCttgaaataaaatattgtaatCATCTGTTCTAGCAACTTGTTAAGCATTCAGAGAGAGAATATGAGATTCTTGCTGCAAGACCCCTATCATCTTAGGATGCTCACTACTGAACAGAACACGGTGGGCTGCCTTCTGAGAAGTGGGAGTGGATCTGTTTATGGAATGGATCTTTCCTGTTGTTCCCCCTTCCTTTGCAACCCCCTCGGTGCCCCCTGAAAAGAAGATCCTGAGGGTTCATAGACTTTTTGGAATGGTGTGACAAGTTCGGCAGAAGGATACAACTCAAAGGGGAAATTTATGTAAAACACAATCCCCTCGCTTTTGTGTGAGCAGAAGTATTGAGAATGTTGAACATTCAGTGCTGTACACTTCAtaccagaatattgtcgaaggctttcacggtcagagttcattggttctcgtaggttatccgggctgtgtaaccatggtcttggtattttctttcctgacgtttcgccagcagctgtggccggcatcttcagaggagtaacactgagagacactgtccttcagtgttactcctctgaaggtgccggccacagctgctggcgaaacgtcaggaaagaaaataccaagaccacggttacacagcctggataacctacgagagctTCATACCAGACTTGTAAAGCACTTCCTCCTGCCAAATTTCAACTTATTGGTCTTAGTTGAGTAGAAAAATTCTTCGGAGAATAATTTTACTTATCCCTGAATGcagattttgtttttttagtttgtATTTTGGGTTCTGGAAATTATATTTGGACTGGGTGCTTTTCAAAGGTGTCCTTTTATTCTGTCATATCTTTATTTGTGAGTTAGCCttatttcattttcattattttaacAATCTTTTAGTTTCATTCTAAAACTCACATTTAAATTTTGTAAGCATCCAGAACACAGAGAGTTGTTAAATTACCCTCTGCTACATCTAGCACTCTTtttaatcagtaaaaaaaaagtgtaaCTAAGTATGGTTTATCCTAAAGGAGAAAACAAATGTAAATGGGAAAACCTACCTTGTGAAACAGAAGAAGACTGAGGACCAGTCTGCCCACAACAGTGACATCCCTGGAGGAAAAGATGATCCAGTccaggtatttttaaaaacaatttttaaagttttatttcaatacacacacatataaactttagtgtcatgccagctcctaagacACTTCCTCTCCCTGGTCAGGATTGGGCTGTCCAagtagagtaactctgcataggatcgcactgtaaGAATACTGTATTTTAACTGTGCTTGTTTAAAACAGTTGTTTTTATCTCTTTAAGGTTATTGAACAAAACTTGAAAAAACTTGGACTGCGTAATTGGCAAGAAAGAAATGTCGCGGAAGCAAAACACAAAGCAAAGGTTAAAGATTAATAGATTTTCTTTATCTTTTCCCCCTGTTCTTCTTGTTTTGACTTTTTATGCTGATAACTCCAGAAATTGATTTCATATGgcattttatatatttaaaacataacGGTATTTCCCCCATTTCTTGGGTGGGAGGAAGAACCCCTCAAAATAAtatacaataatttaaaaatgtaCAGTAAACAGAAAAATACATACGCATTAACCCAAGTACATTAAAAGCAGCCAGCAGGTgagaaaatgttttattgttttgctgGATTTATTGTCATagttttattgtaagctgccttagtATCTCTCTTAGTGAAAAGCAGAATTTATTCCTTATTATAAATATGTGTTGAGGAAAAGTGGCgttgtatagcctgatctcatcagatctcagaagctcaccAGAGTTGGTatctggatgggaaaccaccaaggaaggctctgcagaggaaggcaacagcaaaccacctctaaaaatTTCTTGCCTTGcaagacccttgctggggttgccataagttggttgcaagtGGCAGCACTGATGTATGTACAAATATGTGTTGTTTCTGGCCATCAGTCTTGATCAGTGCTGTAATGAACATCCCAGTCAAGTGGTGGGGGCATAAGCCATAAAGAAGCTTCATCTTATTTAACTTTCTGCTAGTCTGTTACAGATGCCCACATACCCTGGGAACGGGAGGGAAATACAGGGCATAGCTGAGGACTGATGTTCCGTTCCATCTGGCAGGAAGAatgacctcccccacccccggtactGCACAGACCTCTGCCTGTATTTCAGGTAGACAGATAGCAGGaggtctttattttttaaaaccacgTTTTGTGCACTTCAGAATTTAGCATCCTTTTATCAGCTATTTATTTTTGCATGTTATTCAACTGCTTAAAACTATTTTTCAGGGAGGTATAAAGTTTCAGATTGACTTAGAGGATGGTCTTCCAGAGGTGAATAATTCCCAAGGCGAGAATGAGGTAAATAGCTTTGTGTAACACTATATAGCAATACCCCATTCTGATGATGTGTTTGGATCACAGGCAGACCCGTCTTTTCCAGGCATCTCAATGGGGTGAACATCTGTGTTTGCATTCTGCTTCCTCCATTGGAATAAATGAGATAGCCACAAATGGAAGAATTATGTGTGCCGACAAATTAACATACATAGATTCCTGGAAGGGTATGATTTGTTGCCATAAAATCTGACACGCTTGTGTAAGATTTGCTTTTTTCCAAAAGAaattttggagaaagatttgacTTTCCATAACGAGAGCTCTTGCTGAAATTAATGTCTTCAGTTCAAGATGAAGGATTAGTGGATTCCGCTGGTCTAAATTTGTCAGGTTATTGCAGTTCTTTACTTTTGCTTGTTTTTCTTGAAGGAGAGGTTTTCGTAGGAAAGCCAAACAATGTGAGTGAGCTAAATATGTTTCAACATTGATTCTTTTGTTCTGATTTCAGGAACAGAATACGCTTAATGAAACCTTGACTTTTGAGGCTGCGAAAAATCTTAAGGAAAAGCTGACAAATGTCTGTAATGATTATACTGACAGAGCTTTGGCGGAATTACGCTGTTTGGAAACAGGTATTTGTCTCGAAATTGCTAGACTTATTAGGATGGTGTTCCCTTATTAGTTAGCCTTGCATTCCTACACATTCAGTTTGGTATTACATATAAACTTTGAGAGCTGTTTCATGCAGTTGTTTCCTCACCATAACATGACTCCCAGTGGCCTGGGACCTGatcagctctttaaaaaagatAGAAACTTTGTTAGGCATGTGGCCAGTCCATACACAAGAATGGACTGCAGGACTTTATCACAAAGTCTTTGCCAAAAAGACATGCAATGGACAAAAAGAAAACTCTCTGAACTCTTTTGTGTGTCAAGACtttttgtaagcctccttgatcAATTATTGACAATGGGAAATAAATGTCAGTCATCAGTATTGCATCCACGCACAGTTAAAAACAATTAACAGTCACCTCATCTTTCTCCTTAGATTCTGAGAATGAAGATGATTCCATAGCAAACAGGAAGCACTGGCAGGTTTCAGTCCCACAAACTGTCCTGAATCTCTTAGGGAATGCAGATGTTACTACTGGGTCCCCAGCCACGGATAAAGGTGATTTTTGTCACATATTTTCTGTCCTTATAATGAGCagacagaaagagggaaagattTGTGGGATCCACTACAGGTTTGTCTTTGCACTGGAGTGTGACATGCAGCACATGTTTCAAAAAGAGAGGTGTCTCTAAAGGTTAGAATGTACTGGTTCCATACTGAAAACTCCCAATCAAGCATGTTTCCATGCTCAGAGCAATTTGCATGCAGAACAAAGTCCATTAAAATATAAGAATTGTACAATAAAACCCTAGGCAAGAAGGCCTCATATCAGAGTTGGAGGTAGTGGAAAACCATGTCTTAAGCCCAGTTTTTGCAGAATGATTTATCATCTCAACAAGGACTGCTGGCTTATTATCTTGGACTTGgttacttcccctccccacttcctaGATGTGGAATTGCCCAATAGTGTTCTTTCGTTGCTATATTTAACAGTAAACGGGCTGTGAATGTGGATGACAA contains:
- the NEK5 gene encoding serine/threonine-protein kinase Nek5, translating into MDKYEIVKKIGEGAFGKVFLARGKEDNQQCVIKEVNLTKMPRKEKESSQEEVALLAKMKHPNIVAFYSSLQEKNKLFIIMEYCNGGDLMKKIKQQRGMLFEEDKILDWFVQISLGLKHVHDRKILHRDVKAQNIFLSNNGMIAKLGDFGIARTLSDTMEFACTCVGTPYYLSPEICENCPYNNKTDIWSLGCVLYELCTLKHPFEGTNIHQLMLRICRGHFVPVSTKYSYDLRTLISQLFKTAPRNRPSINSILRKPFLEKRIKKHLSPKVMEEEFSHTVIHRKRPLASVSSAPKVQKLKIHGHHPPRRKMEMHAGKQKLLCKNEYKSPLRLQDPVIQHRNPRVKLCGKLEAVQICRPYDHYYEKLDKLRKRASGEDDCPHISQRMEDYFKEKGQEPPPPPPHWPADYLQRRFNAQQYKIKVEKQLGLRPSSADPRYHEMQNQEMKEEKLKVPPKTHAQKNEMKEQEYLEELQKIRQQYQSEVNDIKLRAETFEEKTNVNGKTYLVKQKKTEDQSAHNSDIPGGKDDPVQVIEQNLKKLGLRNWQERNVAEAKHKAKGGIKFQIDLEDGLPEVNNSQGENEEQNTLNETLTFEAAKNLKEKLTNVCNDYTDRALAELRCLETDSENEDDSIANRKHWQVSVPQTVLNLLGNADVTTGSPATDKVDPVMITPSEFHEKRKKWSQESPGTLLNMLAEAECSSDTVNQAREPKETGTPPTPKTDEANSESSSAVEVDEDRLEPRSDDDDTNFEESEDELRDELIESLEKVISSQEEEALKAPDESVDPDQRERDGLTDKTPGGGLEENGELTGNKQEAAVS